From one Pseudobdellovibrionaceae bacterium genomic stretch:
- a CDS encoding NADH-quinone oxidoreductase subunit N, producing MDINFSVVDLILVSPAIALFIVSLIPLSLKAFRGNRVPRPMTVILYSYIGLIAAAGLAVANYGVNQTAFEKALVFDGLSSWSTLLIVVSTAFGLLFAKENLATNTKQFSELVFLILNAAVGMMLVSWANDLIMLFIGIEVMSLCLYLAVALSLEDRLSKEAAFKYFVLGSFASAIFLYGVAFIFGTTGNTYLLELSEIGSELISTNRLFLFGVIMLIVGLCFKVSIFPFHAWTPDVYQGSSTPVTGFMAAGVKVAVFVSFLRVVATQILNGERAEDLVFALEWLAVFTMLAGNIAAILQNNLKRMLAYSSVAHSGYVLVGILAAGVGDLGHLGASGVMFYVLGYAVMTLGSFGIISLFEKSENSELEVADLKGLAVRHPWLALCLAVFLLSLAGIPPTVGFFGKFFLFSAAIKQGFFWLAVWGVLSSAISVYYYLKPIVYMYMSEGEALEAPIGRQFSRLAIFACAFLVIAVGLFANPFYEMIRKSVIGLF from the coding sequence ATGGACATTAATTTCAGCGTTGTTGATCTTATTTTAGTAAGCCCTGCGATTGCCCTGTTTATCGTAAGCTTGATACCCCTAAGCCTGAAGGCCTTTCGCGGCAACCGTGTTCCCCGGCCTATGACGGTGATCCTCTATTCCTATATTGGTCTGATTGCTGCCGCCGGGCTGGCTGTGGCGAATTATGGAGTGAACCAAACGGCCTTTGAAAAGGCCTTGGTTTTCGATGGGCTATCGAGCTGGTCAACCCTGTTGATTGTGGTGTCAACGGCCTTTGGATTGTTGTTTGCTAAAGAGAACTTGGCCACCAACACCAAGCAATTTAGTGAGTTGGTATTTTTAATACTCAATGCGGCAGTTGGCATGATGCTGGTGTCATGGGCCAATGATCTCATAATGCTGTTTATTGGTATCGAAGTGATGTCCTTATGCTTGTATTTAGCCGTGGCACTTAGTTTGGAGGATCGCCTGTCTAAAGAGGCGGCCTTTAAGTACTTTGTGCTGGGAAGCTTTGCCTCGGCGATTTTTCTTTACGGCGTGGCCTTTATCTTTGGCACCACGGGTAACACGTACCTGTTGGAGCTTTCGGAAATTGGCTCGGAACTCATTAGCACCAATCGGCTTTTCCTTTTTGGCGTGATCATGCTGATCGTGGGCCTTTGCTTTAAGGTTTCCATTTTTCCATTTCATGCCTGGACCCCTGATGTTTACCAGGGCTCATCAACACCAGTGACCGGATTTATGGCGGCTGGGGTAAAGGTGGCGGTGTTTGTGTCTTTCCTACGAGTTGTGGCCACTCAGATTCTCAATGGCGAAAGAGCCGAGGATTTGGTTTTCGCACTTGAGTGGTTAGCGGTATTCACCATGCTGGCGGGCAATATTGCGGCTATTTTGCAGAATAATCTCAAGCGAATGCTGGCTTACTCCAGTGTGGCCCATTCTGGCTATGTGTTGGTGGGCATTCTGGCTGCCGGAGTGGGTGATTTGGGGCATCTGGGGGCCTCGGGCGTGATGTTTTATGTACTTGGCTATGCGGTTATGACCTTGGGTTCTTTTGGTATCATAAGTTTGTTTGAAAAAAGCGAGAACTCAGAGCTTGAGGTGGCGGATCTGAAAGGGCTCGCAGTTCGCCATCCGTGGTTGGCCCTTTGTCTTGCGGTTTTCCTTCTAAGCTTGGCCGGAATCCCACCGACCGTGGGATTTTTTGGCAAGTTCTTCCTGTTTTCGGCAGCAATTAAGCAGGGCTTCTTTTGGCTGGCCGTGTGGGGAGTTTTGAGTTCGGCCATTAGCGTTTATTACTATTTGAAACCTATTGTTTATATGTACATGAGTGAAGGCGAAGCCCTGGAGGCACCCATTGGCCGTCAGTTTTCCAGGTTAGCAATCTTTGCCTGTGCCTTTTTGGTGATCGCCGTGGGTCTGTTCGCCAATCCTTTTTACGAAATGATTCGCAAGAGTGTGATTGGCTTGTTCTAA
- a CDS encoding NADH-quinone oxidoreductase subunit M: MLLTTLVFLPLVMALVLMLIPSERMLRPMALGFAAVEFVLSLALFLRFDPGLAGLQLVEMHPWVKSVGISYFLGLDGISFWLVLLTTFLTPITILGAWTAINKRVRAFLVSMFVLETTMLGTFVAMDAVLFYTFFEASLLPMYFIIGIWGGERRIYATLKFFIYTMVGSLFMLLGIIALMFYAQDQLGYMSASLVDLYKLKIPFVAGEFISTQTLLFFAFSLAFAIKVPVFPFHTWLPDAHVEAPTPGSVILAGVMLKMGTYGLLRFSIPLFPEAATYYSWVFLLIGVVGIIYGALVAMVQPDIKKLVAYSSVSHMGYVVLGLFAFNTYGISGGLYQMLNHGISTGALFLLVGMIYERTHSREISRYGGLASVAPIFTIVFMIITLSSIAVPMTNGFVGEFYILLGSFLSSRSYAFFAVFGVVLGAAYMLWMVKRVFFGEKGEIVQKYESAGLDINLREFLVLAPLVVLVFWMGLFPNHFLRWTKSSIDHLLENRLNYELPVVDHKAKKSPFAVSQDFPSSKDGELEQ; this comes from the coding sequence ATGTTGCTGACGACTTTGGTATTTCTACCCCTTGTAATGGCATTGGTGCTGATGCTGATACCCAGCGAAAGAATGCTCAGACCGATGGCGTTGGGTTTTGCGGCTGTTGAATTTGTGCTCAGCCTGGCGCTTTTTCTTCGCTTTGACCCCGGCCTTGCCGGATTACAGCTGGTGGAAATGCATCCCTGGGTGAAGTCAGTTGGCATCAGTTACTTCTTGGGTTTGGACGGGATCTCCTTTTGGCTGGTTCTTCTCACCACCTTTTTAACCCCCATAACGATCTTGGGGGCATGGACGGCTATTAACAAACGGGTACGGGCTTTTTTGGTCTCCATGTTTGTGCTGGAAACCACCATGTTGGGCACCTTTGTGGCCATGGACGCGGTGCTGTTTTATACCTTTTTCGAGGCATCACTGCTTCCCATGTACTTCATTATCGGTATTTGGGGTGGCGAACGCAGGATCTATGCAACCTTGAAGTTCTTTATCTATACGATGGTGGGCTCCCTGTTCATGCTATTGGGGATTATCGCTTTGATGTTCTATGCCCAGGATCAGCTCGGATATATGTCGGCAAGTCTTGTCGACCTTTATAAACTTAAGATCCCCTTCGTTGCAGGCGAGTTTATATCCACCCAGACACTATTATTTTTTGCCTTTTCGCTGGCATTTGCCATTAAGGTTCCGGTTTTTCCATTTCATACATGGCTACCAGATGCTCACGTGGAGGCACCAACACCAGGTTCAGTTATTCTTGCTGGCGTGATGCTAAAAATGGGCACCTATGGTCTTCTGAGGTTTTCCATTCCCCTTTTCCCAGAGGCGGCGACCTATTACTCCTGGGTATTTTTACTGATTGGTGTGGTTGGTATCATTTATGGTGCTTTGGTGGCCATGGTTCAGCCAGACATCAAAAAGCTTGTTGCCTATTCCTCGGTTTCCCACATGGGCTATGTGGTGTTGGGCCTTTTTGCCTTTAATACGTATGGAATTTCTGGTGGTCTTTATCAAATGCTCAATCATGGAATTAGCACGGGAGCGTTGTTTTTGTTGGTGGGTATGATCTATGAGCGAACCCACTCAAGAGAGATCAGTCGCTACGGTGGTCTGGCTTCCGTCGCGCCAATTTTTACGATTGTTTTTATGATCATCACCCTTTCGTCTATTGCCGTTCCCATGACCAATGGATTTGTCGGCGAGTTTTATATTCTTTTAGGAAGCTTCCTCAGCTCCCGCTCCTATGCCTTTTTTGCCGTCTTTGGTGTGGTGCTGGGTGCGGCCTATATGTTGTGGATGGTGAAGAGAGTCTTCTTTGGTGAAAAAGGGGAAATCGTACAGAAATATGAATCGGCGGGACTGGATATTAACCTGCGGGAGTTTTTGGTTCTCGCGCCTCTGGTCGTGTTGGTTTTCTGGATGGGCCTTTTTCCCAACCACTTCCTGCGCTGGACAAAATCGAGCATCGATCATTTGCTGGAAAACCGTCTGAATTACGAACTACCGGTTGTCGATCATAAGGCAAAAAAGAGTCCCTTTGCCGTCAGTCAGGACTTCCCTTCGTCCAAAGACGGGGAATTGGAGCAATAA
- the nuoK gene encoding NADH-quinone oxidoreductase subunit NuoK, whose amino-acid sequence MLALEGLKYVGLNHYLVLSGILFTIGMVAVLMRRNVIVILMGVELMLNAVNLSFVAFSHFTANIHGQLMVFFVMTVAAAEAGVGLALAVTVFRRFKEVNIRSFEQLKG is encoded by the coding sequence ATGCTCGCCCTTGAAGGCCTAAAATATGTGGGGCTGAATCATTACCTGGTTCTGTCAGGAATTCTCTTTACGATCGGGATGGTCGCAGTTCTTATGCGGCGAAATGTGATCGTCATACTTATGGGCGTGGAGCTTATGCTCAATGCGGTGAATTTAAGCTTTGTGGCCTTTAGCCACTTTACCGCCAACATTCACGGCCAACTGATGGTGTTTTTTGTCATGACGGTCGCGGCAGCCGAGGCAGGCGTAGGTCTGGCCCTAGCTGTGACTGTATTCAGACGATTTAAAGAAGTGAACATTCGATCTTTTGAACAACTTAAAGGCTAA
- a CDS encoding NADH-quinone oxidoreductase subunit J, with protein sequence MLISANPVYSALFLALTMIGLSGVFFLLNAYFIAGVQLIVYAGAVMVLFVMVLMLFDLKKEVAAFSRGLMSGIIKLVSAGALFGLVVGAAKHSTEMMMSGPPEETAGLGYAVEMKTIANLLFSKYLLAFEVLGILLLLIAVGVVAVSRSKGGTHARP encoded by the coding sequence ATGCTGATTTCTGCCAATCCGGTTTATTCGGCTCTTTTTTTGGCGCTGACTATGATCGGTCTTTCGGGTGTGTTCTTTTTGTTAAATGCTTATTTTATCGCCGGCGTTCAGCTCATTGTCTACGCAGGAGCCGTGATGGTTTTGTTCGTCATGGTTCTCATGCTTTTTGATCTTAAAAAAGAGGTGGCGGCCTTTAGCCGGGGTCTTATGTCGGGGATCATTAAGCTCGTGTCCGCCGGCGCACTGTTTGGCCTTGTTGTGGGTGCAGCCAAACACTCCACCGAAATGATGATGTCGGGCCCACCAGAGGAAACTGCTGGTTTGGGCTATGCCGTTGAGATGAAGACCATCGCAAACCTGCTCTTTTCAAAATATCTATTGGCGTTCGAAGTTTTGGGAATTTTGTTGCTGTTGATCGCGGTTGGTGTTGTTGCCGTTTCTCGCTCCAAAGGAGGCACCCATGCTCGCCCTTGA
- a CDS encoding NADH-quinone oxidoreductase subunit H: protein MGQDIFEISINAIKMVLIFLMMVQIVPVLVWVERRGSAFIQNRLGPNRIGPLGLTQLLADAVKFLFKEEFLPDKAHRFLFYGAPIVALIPGALAFGSIPLSMPIQLEPFQQMIFGFNLETTKNYTFAFQSFDIGIGIVFVLGVSSLGAYALLMAGWSSNNKFSLMGALRASAQMISYELALGLSLVGVLLLYNTFTFSDMIAMQQGPLTISFMGSDKVVSFLPNWGIFFQPLGAIIFFAATFAETNRLPFDLPEAEAELVAGYHTEYGGLKMLMFYIGEYGHMLVASALMVTFYFGGYNIPMIEPGQIVEHFVGHGLSNNQANVLSAFLLHGVFFIKVLIFLWIFIWVRWSLPRFRYDQLMDLGWKTMLPWALGNTIVTAVVILILRNKWVQ, encoded by the coding sequence ATGGGACAAGACATATTTGAGATTTCAATCAACGCCATCAAGATGGTGTTGATTTTTTTAATGATGGTGCAAATTGTGCCCGTGTTGGTGTGGGTTGAAAGACGAGGCTCGGCCTTTATTCAAAATCGTTTGGGACCTAACCGAATCGGACCTTTAGGGTTGACTCAGCTTTTGGCTGACGCGGTCAAATTTTTGTTCAAAGAGGAGTTTCTTCCCGACAAGGCTCATCGCTTTTTGTTTTATGGCGCGCCAATTGTTGCGCTCATCCCAGGGGCCCTGGCGTTTGGATCCATTCCCCTTTCTATGCCGATTCAGCTGGAACCCTTTCAGCAGATGATTTTTGGATTCAATCTTGAAACCACCAAGAACTACACGTTTGCCTTTCAGAGCTTTGATATAGGTATCGGAATTGTCTTTGTCTTGGGCGTCTCATCCCTAGGAGCCTATGCGCTCCTCATGGCCGGGTGGAGTTCAAACAACAAGTTTTCATTGATGGGTGCCTTACGAGCCAGTGCCCAGATGATCAGTTACGAGTTGGCCCTTGGCCTGTCTCTGGTTGGAGTTTTGCTACTTTATAACACATTCACCTTCTCAGACATGATTGCCATGCAACAGGGGCCGCTTACTATCTCCTTTATGGGATCAGACAAGGTGGTTTCCTTTCTGCCAAATTGGGGAATCTTTTTTCAACCGCTTGGCGCCATCATCTTTTTTGCAGCCACCTTCGCCGAAACCAACCGCTTACCCTTTGACCTTCCAGAGGCAGAGGCCGAACTGGTCGCAGGGTATCACACCGAGTACGGTGGATTAAAAATGCTCATGTTTTATATTGGCGAGTATGGCCATATGTTGGTGGCGTCTGCATTGATGGTCACCTTCTACTTTGGTGGCTATAACATCCCGATGATTGAGCCGGGTCAGATTGTTGAGCACTTTGTTGGCCACGGATTATCAAATAATCAGGCCAATGTTTTGTCGGCTTTTTTGCTTCATGGAGTGTTTTTTATTAAGGTTCTGATCTTTTTATGGATCTTTATTTGGGTGAGATGGTCCTTGCCCCGTTTTCGTTATGATCAGCTGATGGATTTAGGCTGGAAGACCATGCTGCCATGGGCCCTGGGTAACACCATTGTAACGGCGGTGGTGATCCTGATTCTTAGAAACAAGTGGGTGCAATAG
- the nuoL gene encoding NADH-quinone oxidoreductase subunit L — translation MKTTFLFAILLAAPLVGFLFNGLRFRSKNGTLAGTVASAAALVSFVCSAVLVAKLAGLPVGDRVLTAHFFDWLAVGSFSVGASFLVDQISAIMVLVVTGVGSLIHVFSIGYMSHDERPSKYFAYLNLFLFNMLLLILGDNLLVMFVGWEGVGLCSYLLIGFWFTDREKAAAGMKAFITNRIGDAGFLLGIFLIFATFGTVTFAELLPMLPAEAEAGWTGPITLACLFLFVGATGKSAQIPLYVWLPDAMAGPTPVSALIHAATMVTAGVYMMVRLSGLYILAPNAMMVVAIVGALTALMAATIGMTQWDIKKILAYSTVSQLGYMVLGVGVGAFMPAMFHLMTHAFFKALMFLGSGSVIHAMHEEQDVRKMGGLAKAMPITYSTFMMGWLAIIGLPPFAGFFSKDEILWYAWNLPGAGPLFWIVGVVGAAATAFYMTRLMALVFWGKSRVPSNIHPHESPPTMTVPLIILGFLSVVGGWIGIPHVISAVLPGHPPNLLEGWLSPALAKLPHEIHGTALLEWSLMGISVGLAGLSAWFAYDSYIKKPDRPKTITARIKPVYELVNGKYWVDEFYFGRIINPLVDISKGLWAYIDVNFIDKATYSVSDLVKSAGNGIRAMQNGNLQHYALMVALGLVLVMVFAL, via the coding sequence ATGAAGACCACATTCCTTTTTGCCATCTTACTTGCGGCGCCCTTGGTTGGATTCCTTTTTAACGGACTTCGTTTTAGAAGCAAAAATGGCACTCTGGCCGGTACAGTGGCTTCGGCAGCAGCTCTGGTGTCTTTTGTGTGTTCGGCGGTGTTGGTTGCCAAGCTTGCGGGCCTTCCTGTTGGTGATCGAGTCCTCACCGCTCACTTTTTTGATTGGCTGGCGGTAGGCAGCTTTTCGGTGGGCGCTTCGTTTTTGGTAGATCAAATCAGCGCCATTATGGTGTTGGTTGTGACCGGGGTTGGATCTTTGATCCATGTTTTCAGTATCGGCTATATGTCCCATGACGAACGCCCGTCCAAGTACTTTGCATACTTAAACCTATTCCTGTTCAATATGCTTCTGCTGATTTTGGGTGACAATCTTTTGGTGATGTTTGTTGGCTGGGAGGGTGTGGGACTTTGTTCCTATTTGCTAATTGGCTTTTGGTTTACGGACAGGGAAAAGGCAGCTGCCGGCATGAAGGCATTTATCACCAACAGAATTGGTGATGCCGGGTTTTTGCTGGGGATCTTTTTGATCTTTGCCACGTTTGGCACGGTGACCTTTGCCGAGCTTCTGCCGATGCTTCCAGCTGAGGCAGAAGCCGGGTGGACGGGCCCAATTACCCTGGCCTGTTTATTCTTGTTTGTCGGTGCCACCGGCAAGTCTGCTCAGATTCCTCTATACGTGTGGCTTCCTGATGCCATGGCTGGACCAACGCCGGTTTCGGCACTCATCCACGCGGCAACCATGGTAACTGCCGGGGTTTACATGATGGTGCGCCTGAGTGGTCTGTACATTCTGGCCCCAAATGCCATGATGGTGGTGGCAATTGTGGGGGCCTTGACGGCCTTAATGGCTGCCACCATTGGTATGACCCAATGGGATATCAAAAAGATTCTCGCTTATTCGACCGTGTCTCAATTGGGCTATATGGTATTGGGTGTGGGTGTAGGTGCATTTATGCCAGCCATGTTTCACCTGATGACTCATGCTTTTTTTAAGGCCCTGATGTTCTTGGGTTCAGGAAGCGTAATTCATGCCATGCATGAGGAACAGGATGTAAGAAAAATGGGCGGACTGGCCAAGGCCATGCCCATTACCTATTCGACATTTATGATGGGTTGGTTGGCGATTATTGGTCTTCCGCCGTTTGCCGGCTTCTTTAGTAAGGACGAGATCCTTTGGTATGCCTGGAATCTGCCTGGAGCCGGACCCTTATTTTGGATTGTTGGTGTCGTGGGAGCTGCGGCAACGGCCTTTTATATGACGCGATTAATGGCCTTGGTCTTCTGGGGCAAAAGCCGAGTTCCCTCGAACATTCATCCTCATGAATCTCCACCAACGATGACTGTTCCTTTGATCATCCTAGGATTTTTGTCCGTTGTTGGTGGTTGGATCGGCATTCCCCACGTGATTTCGGCTGTGCTGCCGGGACATCCGCCAAACCTGCTTGAGGGTTGGCTTTCCCCTGCATTGGCCAAGCTTCCCCATGAAATTCACGGTACGGCATTGCTGGAGTGGTCCCTAATGGGGATATCGGTTGGACTGGCTGGACTGTCTGCCTGGTTTGCCTATGACTCTTACATCAAAAAACCGGATCGGCCGAAAACCATCACCGCCAGGATTAAGCCTGTCTATGAACTGGTAAACGGAAAGTACTGGGTGGATGAGTTTTATTTTGGACGTATCATCAACCCCCTGGTCGATATCAGTAAAGGCCTATGGGCGTACATTGATGTGAATTTTATTGATAAGGCTACTTATTCAGTTTCGGATCTGGTCAAGAGTGCCGGAAATGGAATTCGGGCGATGCAGAATGGTAACCTTCAGCATTATGCTTTAATGGTTGCCCTTGGTCTTGTCCTAGTCATGGTATTTGCTCTTTGA